GTCACCCGCGCCCGATCGGCGATGGCGGCGATGCGGATCGTCCCGTCGCGCCGGCCGGCCAGGGCTTCGACGGCGTTTTGCAAAAGATTGACCAGCACCTGTTCAAGGCGAACCCGTTCGGCCGCCACCGTCAGATCGCCCTCGGCGATGTCAACGCCCAGGGTGACGGCCTGTTGACGCAGGCGATGGCCAACCAGCAACAGGGCGCCATCGATGGCCGAGCGCAGCGACACCGGTTCGACCCGGCTGGGGCTTTTGCGGGCGAAAGCGCGCAATTCGCCGGTGATGGCGCCGATGCGTTCGGTCAGGGTGGCGATGGTTTGCAAGTTGTGATCGGCGCCCTCGGGCTGGGCGCGGGCCAGGAAGATGCGGGCATTGTCGGCGAAGGTGCGGATGGCGGCCACCGGCTGGTTGATCTCATGGGCGACGCTGGCGGCGATCTGGCCAAGAACGGCCAGTTTGCGGGCCTGAACCAGTTCGTCTTGCAAGTCTTGCAAGGCGGCCTCGGCCCGGCGGCGCTCGTCGATCTCGGTCAGCAGGCGGTCATTGGCGCTGCGCAGCTCGGCGGTGCGTTCGCTAACGCGCTCTTCCAGTTCGATGCGGGCGGCGCGCTGGCGGCCCCTTTCGCGCGCCCGTCGCAGCGAGCGCGCATACCACAGGCCCGACCCGCAGATCACCCCGGTGCTCAGCATCAAGGCGAAGGTGCGGGCGGCGGCGGCCACGGCGGCGGGAACCCGGGCCGGGGCCAGGACATGCAGCGTCCAGGCCGTCGCCGGCTGGGGTCCGGCTTCAAGCACGAAGGGCCTTTCATTGGCGCGGTCGGCCCGGGAGGTCGGCAGGGCGACGACGACGGTGCCGACGGCGTCGGCCCGCCGGATCGGCAGCGGCGTCAACGGGGCTTTCTCGAAGGGCAGGGAGGCGCGGATGCGGGCGCTTTCTTCGGCCGATTTCGGGATCTCGGCCAGAAAGCGCCAGGAGGGCAGGCTGGTGATGATGACCACGCCCTGGGCGTCGGTGACGAAGGTTGGTTCGGCAAAGCCCTGCCACTGCGCCTCGATGGTCTCGAACTCGACCTTCACCACCAGAACGCCC
The DNA window shown above is from Rhodospirillum rubrum ATCC 11170 and carries:
- a CDS encoding sensor histidine kinase, whose translation is MTTQALSPGRASRWPRLGWRHWAALALALLVLFGLDRLSQAGAQSWTLSHARDAARAAWTSRAAVLQSEIEKQRSLPLVLASDPDLGRALESRDPAHIAALNEKFETLAAGTRAGVIYLLDLGGVAIAASNWRAADSFVGSDYGFRPYFRLALDERATEHFALGTVSHRPGLYIARRIDGARGPLGVLVVKVEFETIEAQWQGFAEPTFVTDAQGVVIITSLPSWRFLAEIPKSAEESARIRASLPFEKAPLTPLPIRRADAVGTVVVALPTSRADRANERPFVLEAGPQPATAWTLHVLAPARVPAAVAAAARTFALMLSTGVICGSGLWYARSLRRARERGRQRAARIELEERVSERTAELRSANDRLLTEIDERRRAEAALQDLQDELVQARKLAVLGQIAASVAHEINQPVAAIRTFADNARIFLARAQPEGADHNLQTIATLTERIGAITGELRAFARKSPSRVEPVSLRSAIDGALLLVGHRLRQQAVTLGVDIAEGDLTVAAERVRLEQVLVNLLQNAVEALAGRRDGTIRIAAIADRARVTVTVCDNGPGLSPDVVGSLFMPFTTTKPTGLGLGLVIAKDIIAEFGGSFTGENAASGGARFTITLARPQ